CAGCCGGTGGCCGTGGCCGCTCCGAAGGCCGCCGCGCAGCCGGTGGCGGCTCCCGTGGAGCACGCTGCCGCCGAGCCCGCTCCGCGCGTGCGCCGCGTCGCCCGCAAGGGCAACGGTCCGCTCGGCCTGGGCCTGCACTTCATGTGGGGCGACCAGCGTGTGGGCGACTTCTTCCTCGCCCCGGGCCAGAAGCGCTCCTTCACCGTCGGCTCCGCCAAGGGCGTCGACTTCATCATGGGTGACGCCAAGCTGGGCGGCGAGCGCTTCGCGGTGGTGCGCACCGACGGCCAGGGCTACACCGTGCTCTTCACGGGCAAGATGAAGGGCGAGCTCACCCGCAAGGGCGAGAGCTCGGACCTCAAGGCCGTCATCGAGTCCGGCAAGGCCACCCACGAGGGCGAGGCCTACGCGCTCACCCTCAAGGAGGATGACTTCCTCTGGGTGGACCTGGGCGGCGTGACGCTGGAGGTCCTCTTCGAGTCCGTGCCCAAGCGCGCCATCGCGCCGCTGGGCGAGTCGATGGACTTCGCCGTCATCAACATCTTCCTGGTGATGTTCTTCCTCGCCTCCATGTTCGTCATCGCCGCGGCCAACCACGCCGCCGCCGGTGACGAGTACGCGGACGAGCTGGCGGGCAACAACTCGCGCCTGGCCAAGCTCATCATCAAGCCGCCCGAGACGCAGAAGAACAAGTTCCTCGAGAAGCTCAACCAGCAGAAGGCGGAGAAGCAGGCCGAGAAGGCCGCCAAGCAGAAGAAGGAGGACGGGGGCAAGAAGGAGGTCGTCAAGCAGACCAACCAGCCCGCGTCCACCGCCAAGCCCGACAAGAAGGCGGCGGCCAAGAACATGGCGGCCAAGATCTTCGGCGGCAAGGGCGGCGCCTCCAGCCTCTTCGGCGGTGGCGGCCTCGGCGGTGATCTGAAGAGCGCCATGGGCGGCCTGGTCGGCAAGGGCAGCATGGTGGGCGGCCTCGGTGGCCTCGGCCTGAAGGGTGGCGGCGGTGGCGGCGGTGGTGGCGGTGACGTCATCGGCATCGGCGCCGTTGGCACCAAGGGCCGCGGCGGTGGCATGGGCGGCTACGGCTCCGGCGTGGGCGGCCTGGGTGGCAAGCAGAGCGTGGACGTGGGCATCGCGGCCGAGGAGGCCACGGTGAGCGGCTCGCTCGACAAGGAGCTCATCCGCCAGGTCATCCAGCGCAACAAGGGGCAGATCCGCTTCTGCTACGAGAGCCTGCTCAACCGCTACCCGAAGCTGGGCGGCAAGGTGTCCATCCGCTTCACCATCGCCTCCGAGGGCAACGTCATCACCTCCACGGTGGCCCAGTCCTCCGCGGGCAACGCCGAGCTGGAGCAGTGCGTGGCCGGCCGCGTCCGCACCTGGTCCTTCCCCAAGCCCAAGGGTGGCGGCTCGGTGGTCGTCACGTACCCGTTCATCTTCAAGGCGGCCGGCGAGTAGCCTCCGCTGAGCAGTGAAAAGGTTCAGGTGGGCGGTTCCGCGATGGCGGGGCCGCCCATCCTGCTTTTTGGCACTGGCGTCCCGGCGCTGCTGGGC
The sequence above is drawn from the Archangium gephyra genome and encodes:
- the gltG gene encoding adventurous gliding motility protein GltG encodes the protein MPVPLTLKVFKGETLVTAKDFERDIIKIGRLASAHLCLEDEKVSRIHSVIEVAADGSLSIIDMGSVEGTYVNGKRVNKGLLSFGDEIKVGGTTIRLENPAAVAAVNLATAAASTSPAPAPVSAPVAETPLAVGLSQAAVSPAAAAAVTPAPVPVVVQQPVAVAAPKAAAQPVAAPVEHAAAEPAPRVRRVARKGNGPLGLGLHFMWGDQRVGDFFLAPGQKRSFTVGSAKGVDFIMGDAKLGGERFAVVRTDGQGYTVLFTGKMKGELTRKGESSDLKAVIESGKATHEGEAYALTLKEDDFLWVDLGGVTLEVLFESVPKRAIAPLGESMDFAVINIFLVMFFLASMFVIAAANHAAAGDEYADELAGNNSRLAKLIIKPPETQKNKFLEKLNQQKAEKQAEKAAKQKKEDGGKKEVVKQTNQPASTAKPDKKAAAKNMAAKIFGGKGGASSLFGGGGLGGDLKSAMGGLVGKGSMVGGLGGLGLKGGGGGGGGGGDVIGIGAVGTKGRGGGMGGYGSGVGGLGGKQSVDVGIAAEEATVSGSLDKELIRQVIQRNKGQIRFCYESLLNRYPKLGGKVSIRFTIASEGNVITSTVAQSSAGNAELEQCVAGRVRTWSFPKPKGGGSVVVTYPFIFKAAGE